One Candidatus Limnocylindrales bacterium genomic window carries:
- the greA gene encoding transcription elongation factor GreA, translated as MKKLPIVEKLQNELADIRRELNIDLPKVIETAREHGDLRENAEYHAAKERQGMLSARAGALESRLKELSLYTISSIPRDGIGYGSIVELEDADSGEVVRYEMVFAEEVDASAGRISLSSPVGQALLKKREGDEVTIQLPNGRKTYAVVSVTTLHDRNL; from the coding sequence ATGAAGAAGCTGCCCATCGTCGAGAAGCTCCAGAACGAGCTCGCGGACATCCGCCGCGAGCTCAACATCGATCTGCCCAAGGTCATCGAGACCGCGCGCGAGCACGGAGACCTGCGCGAGAACGCCGAATACCACGCGGCCAAGGAGCGCCAGGGCATGCTGAGCGCGCGCGCCGGCGCCCTGGAGTCGCGCCTGAAGGAGCTGTCGCTGTACACCATTTCCTCGATTCCCCGCGACGGCATCGGCTACGGCAGCATCGTGGAGCTCGAGGACGCCGACAGCGGCGAGGTGGTGCGCTACGAGATGGTGTTCGCCGAGGAGGTCGACGCCTCGGCCGGGCGCATCTCGCTCAGCTCGCCGGTGGGGCAGGCCCTGCTCAAGAAGCGGGAGGGCGACGAGGTGACCATCCAGCTGCCCAATGGCCGCAAGACCTACGCCGTCGTCTCCGTCACCACCCTCCACGACCGCAATCTCTGA
- a CDS encoding GatB/YqeY domain-containing protein — protein MTEKELRERLSAAMREKQPMRMRALRAILAGVKNRGIELRGEVPEKEITTIIQREAKQCRETLDFATKAGRDDQVAEHQALLTEIETLLPQALSEEELRQAILAIVAETSATSIGPVMKTLGDRYAGRYDGKRASELIRAILGT, from the coding sequence ATGACCGAGAAAGAGCTGCGCGAGCGCCTCAGCGCCGCGATGCGCGAGAAGCAGCCGATGCGCATGCGGGCGCTGCGAGCGATTCTGGCGGGCGTCAAGAACCGCGGCATCGAGCTGCGCGGCGAGGTGCCGGAAAAGGAGATCACGACGATCATCCAGCGCGAGGCCAAGCAGTGCCGCGAGACGCTCGACTTCGCCACCAAGGCAGGGCGCGACGATCAGGTCGCCGAGCATCAGGCGCTGTTGACCGAGATCGAGACGCTGCTGCCGCAAGCGCTGAGCGAAGAGGAGCTGCGGCAGGCGATCCTGGCCATCGTGGCCGAGACCTCCGCCACCAGCATCGGCCCCGTCATGAAGACGCTCGGCGACCGCTATGCGGGGCGCTACGACGGCAAGCGCGCGAGCGAGCTCATCCGGGCGATTCTCGGGACCTGA
- a CDS encoding 1-acyl-sn-glycerol-3-phosphate acyltransferase encodes MSAEPSRVESVAAEAIAEGAPSRQRPHRSAMRRRFGTLAELVGRRLFEKAVVNESLVEKIRDLSQRGTVIYVLRHRSFVDYFMVNWVLRREGLPLPVFANGISSIALAPMSDALGLLRDRIARMFGRGRPAENSHDYCARAVRNGQSVLIFMRGPRRRTVPVQAQAGAAPRVGNDYLREIVHGAREGERERFIVPLAPFRGHSFRKRETGITALVYSVHEVPSEWRKLLTYWFYRNDLFLTVGTEVSVGDFTRRYQNDTEDRLVRRLTRAIQIFLNREERVVMGPAIMPRRKVKSLVLDDEETRVFLSQTSQKTGTPEAKLRKQAEAYFDEMAAEYNAAVFAVVAWAFKKIWNRMFQGLEPIGFEKVIEKAKHHPIVLVPCHRSHFDYLILSYLFYLHFVSPPHIAAGVNMSFWPMGPIFRGSGAFFIRRTFGHDDVYKYVFRRYLQFLIREGYTQEFFIEGGRSRTGKIMTPRLGMLSAIVSAYASGIRRDLYLVPVSIHYGRIVEEEAYQAELTGEEKEPENVFALVRARRFLQQKYGTAYVSFADPISLSDVLGERKQRFGEAESNPEVEEEKRRFIQRLGFRILREVNGAEVAGATSVSATVLLGSPHWGFRYRDFRERANALVDLTRFQNIIPTASLARNVGDFRESIGFLSSNGLIEVLQRGREEVLVVRQGRRLALDFYKNNLIHAFLLPSLLTSCMREGDPVARLPDRVWWWLDLFRYEFPLPARDEIPGMVERFLTFYREKGAVRGDELVDSHPLAAATLNVLQNFRESYYVVALTLHGQLSNEGTTQKALLEEIRRHYKTCLLLGEVVKSEGSGDVTLRNALSRYEELGFIRTEMRGRGGRERWVLRGPRWPELEDFVLRLQESLQVHRSNR; translated from the coding sequence GTGAGCGCCGAGCCAAGCCGTGTCGAAAGCGTCGCTGCGGAGGCCATTGCCGAAGGAGCCCCTTCGCGCCAGCGCCCGCACCGCTCGGCGATGCGACGCCGGTTCGGAACGCTGGCCGAGCTGGTGGGCCGGCGCCTGTTCGAGAAGGCCGTCGTCAACGAGAGCCTGGTCGAGAAGATCCGCGACCTCTCGCAGCGCGGCACCGTGATCTACGTCCTGCGGCACCGCTCGTTCGTCGACTACTTCATGGTCAACTGGGTGCTGCGACGCGAGGGCCTGCCGCTGCCCGTGTTCGCCAACGGCATCTCTTCGATCGCCCTGGCACCGATGAGCGACGCGCTCGGCCTGCTGCGCGATCGCATCGCCAGGATGTTCGGGCGCGGCCGTCCTGCCGAGAACAGCCACGACTACTGTGCGCGTGCGGTGCGAAACGGACAGTCGGTCCTCATCTTCATGCGCGGGCCGCGCCGGCGCACGGTGCCCGTGCAGGCGCAGGCGGGAGCGGCGCCGCGAGTCGGCAACGACTATCTGCGCGAGATCGTGCACGGCGCGCGCGAAGGCGAGCGCGAGCGCTTCATCGTCCCGCTGGCGCCGTTCCGCGGCCATAGCTTCCGCAAGCGCGAAACCGGCATCACCGCGCTCGTCTACAGCGTGCACGAAGTGCCGAGCGAGTGGCGCAAACTGCTGACCTACTGGTTCTACCGCAACGACCTCTTCCTGACGGTGGGCACCGAGGTCAGCGTCGGCGACTTCACGCGCCGCTACCAGAACGACACCGAAGACCGCCTCGTGCGGCGGCTGACGCGTGCCATCCAGATCTTCCTCAACCGCGAGGAGAGGGTGGTGATGGGACCGGCGATCATGCCCCGCCGCAAGGTCAAGTCGCTCGTCCTCGACGACGAGGAGACGCGCGTCTTCCTGTCGCAGACGTCGCAGAAGACGGGGACGCCGGAGGCCAAGCTGCGCAAGCAGGCGGAGGCCTACTTCGACGAGATGGCGGCCGAGTACAATGCCGCCGTCTTCGCGGTGGTGGCATGGGCGTTCAAGAAGATCTGGAACCGCATGTTCCAGGGGCTCGAGCCGATCGGCTTCGAGAAGGTGATCGAGAAAGCCAAGCACCACCCGATCGTGCTGGTGCCGTGTCACCGCAGCCACTTCGACTATCTGATCCTCTCCTACCTGTTCTATCTCCACTTCGTCAGCCCGCCGCACATCGCCGCCGGAGTGAACATGTCGTTCTGGCCGATGGGACCCATCTTCCGCGGCAGCGGCGCGTTCTTCATCCGCCGCACCTTCGGCCACGACGACGTCTACAAGTACGTCTTCCGGCGCTACCTGCAGTTCCTGATCCGCGAGGGCTACACGCAGGAGTTCTTCATCGAAGGCGGTCGCAGCCGAACCGGCAAGATCATGACGCCGCGCCTGGGCATGCTGTCCGCCATCGTCAGCGCCTACGCCAGCGGCATCCGGCGCGACCTGTACCTGGTGCCCGTTTCGATCCACTACGGCCGCATCGTGGAGGAGGAGGCGTATCAGGCCGAGCTGACGGGCGAGGAGAAGGAGCCGGAGAACGTCTTCGCGCTCGTGCGCGCGCGCCGCTTCCTCCAGCAGAAATACGGCACGGCCTACGTCTCCTTCGCCGACCCGATCTCGCTCAGCGACGTCCTGGGCGAGCGCAAGCAGCGCTTCGGGGAGGCCGAGAGCAACCCGGAGGTCGAGGAGGAGAAGCGGCGCTTCATCCAGCGTCTGGGGTTCCGCATCCTGCGCGAGGTCAATGGCGCCGAAGTCGCGGGCGCGACCTCGGTGTCGGCAACGGTGCTGCTGGGGTCGCCGCACTGGGGATTCCGCTACCGGGACTTTCGCGAGCGCGCCAACGCGCTGGTCGATCTGACGCGCTTCCAGAACATCATTCCCACGGCCTCGCTGGCGCGCAACGTCGGCGACTTCCGCGAGAGCATCGGCTTTCTCAGCTCCAACGGCCTGATCGAGGTGCTGCAGCGCGGGCGCGAAGAGGTGCTCGTGGTGCGGCAGGGCCGGCGCCTGGCGCTGGACTTCTACAAGAACAACCTCATCCACGCCTTCCTGCTGCCCTCGCTGCTGACCTCGTGCATGAGAGAGGGCGATCCCGTCGCGCGGCTTCCCGATCGCGTCTGGTGGTGGCTCGACCTGTTCCGCTACGAGTTCCCGCTGCCTGCCCGCGACGAGATTCCCGGCATGGTCGAGCGCTTTCTGACGTTCTATCGCGAGAAGGGGGCGGTGCGAGGCGATGAGCTGGTGGACTCGCATCCGCTCGCGGCCGCGACGCTGAACGTCCTGCAGAACTTCCGCGAATCCTACTACGTCGTCGCCCTGACGCTGCACGGCCAGCTGTCCAACGAAGGCACGACGCAGAAGGCGCTGCTCGAAGAGATCCGCCGTCACTACAAGACGTGTCTTCTGCTGGGCGAGGTGGTGAAATCCGAAGGATCGGGCGACGTCACGCTGCGCAACGCGCTCAGCCGCTATGAGGAGCTGGGCTTCATCCGCACGGAGATGCGCGGGCGCGGCGGCCGCGAGCGGTGGGTGCTGCGGGGTCCGCGCTGGCCGGAGCTCGAGGACTTCGTGCTGCGGTTGCAGGAGAGCCTGCAGGTCCACAGGAGCAACCGATGA
- a CDS encoding mannose-1-phosphate guanylyltransferase — translation MAPRPPSSALRNSPRSDKRARQGGGGRYAVIMAGGTGTRFWPWSRQRMPKQLLSLVGPQSMLAETVARLRGVVAPSNILIVTNRQLVTAVAEAVPEVPRSSVLGEPVGRNTAPCIGWAALEILRRDADAVMSVLPADHVIGDAEAFRRNLRQAYEIAASGEHLITFGIRPTEPATGYGYIRAVKPLPGHAKALAVDAFVEKPTLAVAKRYVASGKYYWNSGMFVWKAARIWQELGEHLPALTRGLSAMEERRRNGRIPAAQLTKAFPALPAISIDHGVLEKSSSVAVIPAAFPWSDIGSWDAAAGLWPADDAGNASRDPLVAIDASGNVVASRGKPVALLGVRDLVVVDAGDALLVCPRSRCQDVRQVVARLGDARAANDPKLRKLRELL, via the coding sequence GTGGCTCCACGTCCCCCTTCCTCCGCGCTGCGCAATTCGCCCCGATCCGACAAGAGGGCCCGTCAGGGCGGCGGCGGCCGTTATGCAGTCATCATGGCCGGCGGCACGGGCACGCGCTTCTGGCCATGGAGCCGCCAGCGCATGCCCAAGCAGCTGCTGTCGCTCGTTGGCCCGCAGTCGATGCTGGCCGAGACGGTGGCGCGACTGCGAGGAGTCGTCGCCCCTTCCAACATCCTGATCGTCACGAACCGGCAGCTGGTGACGGCCGTGGCCGAGGCCGTGCCGGAGGTGCCGCGATCGTCGGTTCTCGGCGAGCCGGTGGGGCGCAACACCGCACCATGCATCGGCTGGGCCGCCCTGGAGATCCTGCGGCGCGACGCGGACGCCGTCATGTCGGTTCTGCCCGCCGATCACGTCATCGGCGATGCCGAAGCGTTCCGCCGCAACCTGCGCCAGGCCTACGAGATCGCGGCGTCCGGAGAGCACCTGATCACGTTCGGCATCCGACCGACCGAGCCAGCCACGGGCTACGGGTACATCCGCGCCGTCAAGCCTCTGCCTGGACACGCCAAGGCGCTGGCCGTCGATGCCTTCGTCGAGAAGCCGACTCTTGCCGTGGCCAAGCGATACGTGGCCAGCGGCAAGTACTACTGGAACAGCGGGATGTTCGTCTGGAAGGCTGCGCGAATCTGGCAGGAACTGGGCGAGCACCTGCCCGCGTTGACCCGCGGCCTGTCGGCGATGGAGGAGAGGCGGCGAAATGGTCGCATTCCTGCCGCGCAGCTGACCAAGGCCTTTCCGGCGCTGCCGGCCATTTCCATCGACCACGGCGTCCTCGAGAAGAGCAGCTCGGTCGCGGTGATCCCTGCGGCCTTCCCGTGGTCGGACATCGGCAGCTGGGACGCAGCGGCCGGGCTGTGGCCCGCCGACGACGCCGGAAACGCCTCGCGCGATCCCCTCGTCGCCATCGATGCCAGCGGCAACGTGGTGGCCTCGCGGGGCAAACCCGTGGCGCTGCTCGGCGTGCGTGATCTGGTCGTCGTGGATGCCGGCGATGCGCTCCTCGTCTGTCCACGCTCCCGGTGCCAAGATGTACGCCAGGTCGTCGCCCGTCTCGGCGACGCCAGAGCCGCCAACGATCCGAAGTTGCGCAAGCTGCGGGAGCTGCTGTGA
- a CDS encoding RluA family pseudouridine synthase has protein sequence MKLVVARGGVRLDKLIADMTGCGRRRAGQWIRAGQVRIDGRPAAASAVPARGQTIEILESQPRPTAVPAEPVRILWQGGNVLAVAKPAGLHTQRGRSGGSVAEFLEQRFKGIAQVGKRPEEGGTVHRLDRDTSGVLLAATTAAEYARLRAMFSAGQAAKEYLALVAGTLEEEVSIDRPLAMRGSRVGPASRGERARKAWTRARPLDVGRGWSLVHVHMHTGVRHQVRVHLALCGHPLLGDPLYGGPVLPSARAGHLLHALRIRIDEEIDVTAPAPADFVSVYAALKTGIERV, from the coding sequence GTGAAGCTGGTCGTCGCCCGGGGCGGAGTCCGCCTCGACAAGCTCATCGCCGACATGACCGGCTGCGGCCGCCGGCGTGCCGGGCAATGGATCCGCGCCGGCCAGGTGCGCATCGATGGCCGTCCTGCGGCGGCCTCCGCCGTGCCGGCGCGTGGGCAGACCATCGAAATCCTCGAGTCGCAGCCGCGACCGACGGCCGTGCCCGCCGAGCCGGTCCGCATCCTGTGGCAGGGCGGGAACGTCCTTGCCGTTGCCAAGCCGGCAGGCCTGCACACGCAGCGAGGCCGTAGCGGCGGCAGCGTCGCCGAATTCCTCGAGCAGCGCTTCAAGGGGATCGCTCAAGTCGGCAAGCGGCCAGAAGAAGGCGGCACTGTCCACCGGCTCGACCGGGACACCTCCGGGGTCCTGTTGGCGGCCACGACCGCCGCCGAATATGCCCGCCTTCGGGCGATGTTCTCCGCCGGCCAAGCCGCCAAGGAATACCTGGCGCTGGTTGCGGGAACCCTGGAGGAGGAAGTGTCGATCGACCGGCCGTTGGCGATGCGCGGTTCGCGAGTCGGGCCGGCCTCGCGAGGCGAGCGCGCGCGGAAGGCATGGACCCGGGCCCGGCCGCTCGACGTGGGCAGAGGCTGGTCGCTGGTGCACGTGCACATGCACACCGGAGTGCGCCACCAGGTTCGCGTGCATCTGGCGCTTTGCGGCCACCCGCTGCTCGGCGATCCTCTCTACGGAGGACCGGTCCTGCCATCCGCACGCGCCGGACATCTCCTGCACGCGCTGCGGATCCGCATAGACGAGGAAATCGACGTGACCGCGCCAGCGCCGGCCGACTTCGTCTCAGTCTACGCTGCTTTGAAAACGGGGATCGAGCGGGTCTAG
- a CDS encoding HAD family hydrolase, producing MNARPDAILFDLFGTLVFFDDDRLPRMEVGGRSVVMTVRSMPELLRRACPHASMPLFLTTLQEVGAELAEVKRRAGIEILTHVRFERALLRHGVPEQDAADIALRMAREHMDSLFAAVLCPADRVPLLRQLGRHHRLALLSNFDDGATARRILDTHGLTPMLETAVISADVGLRKPSREIFARTCARMSLAPQQCLYVGDTWREDIEGATGAGLAAVWVTSEARADPPALGRIGDANELPRWLELRGW from the coding sequence GTGAACGCTAGGCCCGACGCCATCCTCTTCGATCTCTTCGGCACGCTCGTCTTCTTCGACGATGACCGCCTGCCGCGCATGGAGGTCGGCGGCCGCTCCGTCGTCATGACCGTACGATCGATGCCCGAGCTGCTGCGGCGCGCATGTCCGCACGCGTCGATGCCGCTGTTCCTGACGACGCTGCAGGAGGTGGGAGCCGAGCTGGCCGAGGTCAAGCGCCGCGCCGGCATCGAAATCCTGACGCACGTTCGTTTCGAGCGGGCCCTGTTGCGGCATGGCGTGCCCGAGCAGGATGCCGCCGACATCGCGCTCAGGATGGCGCGCGAGCACATGGACAGCCTGTTCGCCGCCGTCCTTTGTCCAGCCGACCGCGTGCCGCTGCTGCGCCAGCTCGGCAGGCACCATCGCCTGGCGTTGCTGTCCAACTTCGACGACGGCGCCACCGCACGCCGCATCCTGGACACCCACGGCCTGACACCGATGCTGGAGACCGCGGTGATCTCGGCCGACGTCGGTCTTCGCAAGCCGTCGCGGGAGATCTTCGCGCGCACGTGCGCACGGATGTCGCTGGCGCCGCAGCAGTGTCTCTATGTCGGCGACACCTGGCGCGAGGACATCGAGGGAGCCACCGGCGCCGGCCTCGCCGCCGTGTGGGTCACTTCCGAGGCACGGGCCGATCCGCCTGCGCTCGGCCGCATCGGCGATGCGAACGAGCTGCCGCGATGGCTCGAGCTTCGAGGCTGGTAG
- a CDS encoding DUF4149 domain-containing protein, translated as MALWIGGSVFFSALVLPVLFINMPSPSEAGAVAALLFPIYFRAGLACSLIALVLALVLARGAGRLWQAAVLVVAVMAAVQAYSALLLHPEMAGLRGRPEHVERFQALHRRSVQLNNVVLAAGMALLLSSGVLLLGRRER; from the coding sequence ATGGCATTGTGGATCGGAGGCTCGGTCTTCTTCTCGGCGCTGGTCCTGCCGGTGCTGTTCATCAACATGCCCTCGCCCTCGGAGGCCGGCGCGGTTGCCGCGCTCCTGTTCCCCATCTACTTCCGCGCCGGTCTGGCGTGCTCGCTCATCGCGCTCGTGCTGGCGCTGGTGCTGGCGCGAGGGGCAGGGCGCCTGTGGCAGGCAGCGGTCCTGGTGGTGGCCGTTATGGCGGCGGTGCAGGCCTATTCTGCACTGCTGCTGCATCCGGAGATGGCCGGCCTGCGCGGCAGGCCCGAGCACGTCGAGCGCTTCCAGGCGCTGCATCGCCGCTCGGTCCAGCTCAACAACGTCGTGCTGGCCGCGGGCATGGCACTGCTTCTGTCGAGCGGGGTGCTCCTGCTCGGACGCCGTGAACGCTAG
- a CDS encoding iron-sulfur cluster assembly accessory protein, with protein sequence MSDFVTEPIVQLTPKAIDKVVAARAAEGHGPDYGLRLSVVKGGCSGYEYSIKFAAAPKEGDLTYTVGALAVFVDGDSAELLRGTVLDYTDGLHGAGLKFVNPNASHSCGCGASFAAAED encoded by the coding sequence ATGAGCGATTTCGTCACCGAGCCTATCGTCCAACTGACCCCCAAAGCCATCGACAAGGTCGTGGCCGCGCGCGCTGCCGAGGGGCACGGCCCTGACTACGGCCTGCGTCTGTCGGTGGTGAAGGGCGGATGCTCCGGCTACGAGTACTCCATCAAGTTCGCGGCCGCACCCAAGGAAGGCGATCTCACCTACACCGTCGGTGCGCTGGCGGTCTTCGTCGATGGCGACAGCGCCGAGCTGCTGCGCGGAACGGTGCTCGACTACACCGACGGGCTTCACGGCGCCGGGCTGAAGTTCGTCAACCCCAACGCCTCCCATAGCTGCGGCTGCGGCGCATCCTTCGCGGCGGCCGAAGACTGA
- the queG gene encoding tRNA epoxyqueuosine(34) reductase QueG, with translation MTQRADSSIESPVRNDRRAARSRPLSGVEDILRAEARRLGFVACGITDAEDLDCGPTLEQWLQSQRHGLMDYLASQPMQRVQPAARLPGARSVVVVAWPYALPAAPDPHWRQRLTGRIAAYAAGTDYHTHIAEKLELLARFLRQATGCEAVAHVDAGPLVEKDLARRAGLGWYGRNTNLLMQNAGSSFLLGCLVTTADLAADAPFTADHCGTCRACVPACPTGALDDGPTIDARLCISYLTIELRGPVPPALRERVGNWIFGCDLCQEPCPWTPASPVTHAFLQPYLPGLLELTPQQFRETYAGTAVMRAKRRGLARNAAVALGNTANPAAVPSLARALREHDEPLVRAHCAWALGRLAGAEAGAALEQARKREQVPPVKSEIDEAITTLRQSGSKIQPGHDRVA, from the coding sequence ATGACACAGCGTGCTGACTCTAGCATCGAATCGCCCGTGCGCAATGATCGGCGTGCAGCGCGATCGAGGCCGCTCTCCGGCGTCGAGGACATCCTGCGAGCGGAGGCCCGTCGCCTCGGCTTCGTTGCCTGCGGGATCACGGACGCGGAGGATCTCGATTGCGGACCGACTCTCGAGCAGTGGCTGCAGTCGCAGCGTCACGGGCTCATGGACTACCTGGCGTCGCAGCCGATGCAGCGGGTGCAGCCGGCGGCTCGCCTGCCCGGCGCGCGATCGGTCGTCGTCGTGGCCTGGCCCTATGCGCTGCCGGCGGCGCCCGATCCGCACTGGCGGCAGCGCTTGACCGGCCGCATCGCCGCGTACGCGGCCGGCACCGACTACCACACGCACATTGCAGAAAAGCTGGAGCTTCTGGCCCGTTTTCTGCGCCAGGCAACCGGCTGCGAGGCGGTCGCACACGTCGATGCCGGGCCGCTGGTCGAAAAGGATCTGGCGCGGCGAGCGGGCCTGGGCTGGTACGGTCGCAACACGAACCTGCTCATGCAGAACGCCGGCTCGTCGTTTCTTCTCGGCTGCCTGGTCACGACCGCCGACCTTGCGGCCGATGCGCCTTTCACCGCCGACCACTGCGGTACCTGCCGCGCGTGCGTGCCGGCATGTCCGACCGGCGCGCTCGACGATGGGCCGACCATCGATGCGCGGCTGTGCATCTCCTACCTGACCATCGAGCTGCGCGGGCCGGTGCCGCCTGCGCTGCGTGAGCGCGTCGGCAACTGGATCTTCGGCTGCGACCTGTGTCAGGAGCCGTGTCCGTGGACTCCTGCCTCGCCGGTCACCCACGCTTTTCTGCAGCCCTATCTGCCGGGGCTTCTGGAGCTGACGCCGCAGCAGTTCCGCGAGACGTACGCAGGAACCGCGGTGATGCGGGCCAAGCGGCGTGGCCTGGCACGCAATGCCGCGGTTGCGCTCGGCAACACCGCCAACCCGGCGGCCGTGCCGAGCCTGGCTCGCGCGCTGCGCGAGCATGATGAGCCGCTGGTGCGCGCGCACTGCGCCTGGGCGCTGGGGCGACTGGCTGGAGCCGAAGCGGGTGCCGCACTCGAGCAGGCGCGCAAGCGCGAGCAGGTGCCGCCGGTGAAATCGGAGATCGACGAGGCGATCACGACGCTGCGCCAATCCGGGTCGAAGATCCAACCTGGCCACGATCGGGTGGCTTGA
- the nadA gene encoding quinolinate synthase NadA, whose product MGIAQGRPAEELFEQFRALGQETVYDAESCKRIEALVAEIQELKREKNAVILAHNYQRPEIFEVADFVGDSLELARHGRDVAQDTIVLCGVHFMAETAKILSPQKRVLIPDARAGCSLAESVDADALVERRDELRKVFPDLKVVSYVNTTAAVKAVTDVCCTSSNAVKIVNAVDADNILFVPDRNLAAYVSQNTTKNVIAWDGDCYVHQQIRPDVIRKVREAHPGIRVVAHPECRRDVLEEADAVLSTSGMIKYAKETEAPEFLIVTECGLSDRLLMEVPEKRFYKACQLCRYMKMITLEGTRDSLVHDKDEVILSPQLCEQARRSLDRMLELS is encoded by the coding sequence ATGGGCATCGCGCAAGGCCGTCCTGCCGAAGAGCTGTTCGAGCAGTTTCGCGCGCTCGGGCAGGAAACCGTCTACGACGCCGAGAGCTGCAAGCGCATCGAAGCGCTGGTGGCCGAGATCCAGGAGCTCAAGCGCGAGAAGAACGCGGTCATTCTGGCGCATAACTACCAGCGGCCGGAGATCTTCGAGGTCGCCGACTTCGTCGGTGATTCGCTCGAGCTGGCGCGCCACGGACGCGACGTCGCACAGGACACCATCGTGCTGTGCGGGGTCCATTTCATGGCGGAAACGGCCAAGATCCTTTCGCCGCAGAAGCGGGTGCTGATCCCGGATGCGCGTGCAGGATGCTCTCTTGCCGAGAGCGTGGACGCGGACGCGCTGGTGGAGCGCCGCGACGAGCTTCGCAAGGTGTTCCCGGACCTCAAGGTCGTCTCCTACGTCAATACGACGGCGGCGGTGAAGGCGGTGACGGACGTCTGCTGCACGTCGTCGAACGCGGTCAAGATCGTCAACGCCGTTGACGCCGACAACATCCTGTTCGTGCCGGATCGCAACCTGGCAGCCTACGTCTCGCAGAACACGACCAAGAACGTGATCGCGTGGGACGGAGACTGTTACGTGCACCAGCAGATCCGTCCCGACGTCATCCGCAAGGTGCGCGAGGCGCATCCGGGCATCCGCGTCGTCGCGCACCCCGAATGCCGCCGCGACGTGCTCGAGGAGGCGGATGCGGTGCTGTCCACCAGCGGCATGATCAAGTACGCCAAGGAGACGGAGGCGCCCGAGTTCCTCATCGTCACCGAGTGCGGCCTCTCCGACCGCCTGCTCATGGAGGTTCCCGAGAAGCGCTTCTACAAGGCGTGCCAGCTGTGCCGTTACATGAAGATGATCACCCTCGAAGGCACGCGCGACTCCCTCGTCCACGACAAGGACGAGGTCATCCTCAGTCCGCAGCTGTGCGAGCAGGCGCGGCGTTCGCTGGACCGGATGCTCGAGCTGAGCTGA
- a CDS encoding class I SAM-dependent methyltransferase: MDTSKGNAANGQRAKELPHRSRIYSDLSGIYDHVFTRVFAERIDLVIKGLNIPPGARVLEVGIGTGLSLDAYPSHSDVTGIDLSQDMLDHAQQKMDPRRHAHIHLRQMDALHLEFPDESFDYVMAFHVVTVVPDPKAMVDEMVRVCKPGGKIVIINHFSSERALVRFVVDRIDPITRYLGWSTRLRLHEILDPGVMVLEKRYKTSPWSLFTIVQARKAPNASAESADGRR, encoded by the coding sequence ACCGGAGCCGGATCTACTCGGACCTGTCCGGCATCTACGACCACGTCTTCACCCGCGTCTTTGCCGAACGCATCGATCTGGTCATCAAAGGCCTGAACATCCCTCCGGGCGCCAGGGTGCTGGAGGTCGGCATCGGCACCGGCCTGTCGCTAGACGCCTATCCCTCGCACAGCGACGTGACCGGCATCGATCTGTCGCAGGACATGCTCGACCACGCCCAGCAGAAGATGGACCCGCGACGCCACGCGCACATCCATCTGCGGCAGATGGATGCGCTGCATCTGGAGTTCCCCGACGAGAGCTTCGACTACGTCATGGCATTTCACGTCGTGACCGTGGTCCCCGACCCCAAGGCGATGGTCGACGAGATGGTGCGGGTGTGCAAGCCGGGCGGCAAGATCGTCATCATCAACCACTTCTCGAGCGAGCGCGCGCTGGTGCGCTTCGTCGTCGATCGCATCGATCCGATCACGCGTTATCTCGGATGGAGCACGCGGCTGCGGCTGCACGAGATTCTGGACCCAGGCGTGATGGTGCTGGAGAAGCGCTACAAGACGTCGCCATGGTCGCTGTTCACGATCGTCCAGGCGCGCAAGGCACCCAACGCTTCAGCGGAATCGGCCGACGGACGACGATAG